The DNA window AATCCAGAGCTACCCCTACAACGGCTCGGCGATCCTCTACTGGGACATCGGACCGGTGCGCCCCGATCCGGGCAATCCGAGCGTGACGATCGGCGTGCCGCCGCCGCCGATCGAGAACCTGCCCAACCGCGGCGGCGAGGACCCGCACGGCGCCCCGCGAGGAGCGCCCGGCGGGCTCCAGCAGGTGTCCGATTTCCTCTCTCCGACCGGCGCGGTCACCGACGTCTGCGGCCGCCCCTCGCCCTGCTACGCGGGCGGCTGGACCGGCCCTCCGTAGCCCGGAGGGCCGCCTCGTTGATACGAAGGCAGGGCGTAGCGGAGGCAATAGCGGAGACAGAGCGACACCGACCCGAGCGACAGCGGCTCCGGCCGCACGGAACCGAGCGTATAAAGCTGGGGGCAGAGAAGCAGGCGGCCCGCCTGGGGCAACGGGAGGCGAACGAGAAGGCGCTCCCGCGTAGCGCCGAAACGGTCGTGCCCTGCCGGTACGTGCAGGTACCTACGTTGTGGGCGCTTGAAAACCACGGCCCCCACCACGGGCTCAGTCGATTATCATCACACCCGCGAGAGCTTCCCTCTGCGGCCTCGATAAGGGACCTGCATCCGCCGTGCGATTAGGAATACCATTGCTGTTCCTCTCTGCTTTCCAGTTACCCATGGAAGAGCATGATCCCCCCTTGGCCCTCGGCCGTCCGCAACTGGAGGACTCGTCGCTCGTAGAAGCGGAACGGCTTCGCGACCATGTCCAAGCGCTCGCGGGGCAGATCGGTGAGCGCAATGTTTTTCATCCCGAAGCGTTGCAGGCCGCTGCGGACTACATCAGGAGGCAGTGGGGCGCACAGGATTACCCGGTCAGCACTCAAGGTTATGAGGTCGAGGGAGTGCCCTGCGAGAACCTCGAGGTCAACCGCGGGGGTCGCGGCAGACCCGGCGAGATCATCCTCATCGGCGCCCATTATGACTCGGTCCGGGGAAGCCCTGGCGCCAACGATAACGCCAGCGGGGTCGCGGCGTTGCTGGAGCTGAGCCGCCTGTTTGCCGCGCTCTGAGCCCGACCGCACCGTGCGCTTCGTGGCGTTCGTCAATGAGGAGCCGCCGTTCTTTTATCGGCGGCAGATGGGCAGCATGGTCTACGCCAAAGCAGCCCGTGAGCGGGGCGAGGATATCCGGCTCATGATGTCGCTGGAGATGCTCGGCTCCTACAGCGATCTGCCCGGAAGCCAACGTTATCCGCCCCTATTTCGATACTTCTATCCGGACCGCGGTAACTTCATCGCCTTCGTCTCCAACTTCGGCTTGCGGGCGATGCTGAAGCAAGCAGTGGCCGCGTTCCAGGCGGCTTCGGATTTTCCGGTCGAGCATGTGGCGACGTTCTCGTTCGTTCCGGGCGTCTCGTGGAGCGATCATCAGTCGTTCTGGCGACAAGGCTATCCGGCCCTCATGGTGACCGACCCCGCCTTTTACCGCTATGCCTATTACCACACCGCGCGGGACACCCCCGAGAAGCTCAACTACGCAGCCATGGCCAAGGTCGTCCAAGGGCTATTCAAGGCGATAGCGACGCTCGCCATGGACTAAACGCGCCGGTTCACGCTGCTACGGCGCTCGGACTCTTCGAAACGTTGTCGGGCCGTGCGGGGCTGAGCTTACTTCTCGGGATCTCTCCGCTTGGATCCCGAGTGCAGGAGATGATCTGGCGCGACGGTTACCAGCAGGGGGCGTAAACCGCCCACGTCTATGACGATGCGGCCGCCAAGCTGCGCGCCTGGCACGCGGCCGGCCATCCGCTGCACGTCTACTCGTCCGGCTCGGTGGCGGCGCAAAAGTTGTTCTTTGGCCACAGCACCGCCGGCGACCTGAGTCCGATGTTCTCCGGCTGGTTCGACCCCGAGACCGGGGCCAAGCGCGAGGCGGCCAGCTACCGGCGGATCGCCGGCACCATCGGCCGTGCTCCGGCCGACATCCTGTTCCTCTCCGACTTGGTCGACGAGCTCGACGCCGCCCGCGAGGCCGGCCTGGCCACCGTGCTCGTCGATCGCCGCGCGATGTTAATAGGAACGGGGTGGCGCAAACTTATTCGGTCTCATCGCCTTTTGATAATTGTATCGCTGCATAATAAGTGCCGAGGAGCTCACGCCGCCACCATGCGCCCTTTCGATGTGCTTCGGGGCTCGCAAAACGATACTCATATAGCAGTGCACGGACAAACCGAGGCGGTGCATTGGGAAACGGATTGCTCCCGAGTAATCCGCCTACAATAGGCGTGTTTTGTAGCAGACGTACGAGCAGATTGGTAAACCATGGATTCTCATTCGCGGTAGAGAGCGCGGCAAACCACATCTGCCAATCGAGCCGCGGCTGGTGTGGGATGTTCCACGGTGGCCGGCGGCCGGTATTTCCCGGTTTGTATCGGAAGGCATATTCGCTCCAGGTGTCACCGTCTTGCGAGCCTTCAATGACGATCTCGGGACGTGTCGTTGTCATGTTCGCAAACAATCCGTAGGAATTGACGATGGCCAACGGGGCGAACCACTCGAGCGCCGCGGTCACGGGGTCTGGAAGAGGGCGGCGCCCAAGTTGCAGGAACATTACGCTGACGCTGAGAAAGAGGATGAGGGCCACCAGGCTACTGAGTACAACGCGTTCGAAGAACACGTGTCGGCACAGTACCGAGGTCGCGATCGACGTCCGGTACCGACTCGGCAGGATGCTGCGGAGTGCCTGGTCGTCGAACAGCAATACACACAAGCTCATGGCCAAGAGGTTGAAAAAATTATAGTTGCCCGTCAGGATGATACCCAGCTCGAAAACCAGGATGATCCAGGCCGCCAGCATCCGTGGCCGGCGGGCCACAAAGAACAGGAAAGGCACCGCGAGCTCTATGACGAGGACCGCAAATGTGCAGGCGTGTTGAAACCACGCAGGCAACTGATGAGCGTACCAGGCAATCGATGTTGGGAGCGGCTGAGTCTCGTAGTGGTAGTCCAGTGCCGTGAAGGATGCCCAGGTTGGATCGCCGCTCAAGAGCTTTACCCAGCCCGAACCGAACACGAAACGGAAGAGCAACCAGCGAAACAGCCAGACCACGAGCACGGAACGCGACGGCAGGAAGACCGCGAGAAAGCCGGTTTCCAGCAGCAAAGTGTCCCACTGGAAGTGCATGAAATCCTGACCTGCGTAAAACAGCGATAAGTACAGCACGTAGCAAAGGAGAAGCAGCGGGGATGTCCAGCGCCCCCCAATCAGACTTGCTGACGCGAGTGCGCCCAGAATGCAAGCAGTAACGAGCGCCGTGTCGCTGCTACTGAACCAGAATAGGGTTGGGACCTGCCAATAGGCGCGAGTGCCGAGATGGGTGAGAGCGGCATCGAGATACCCGGAGACCGGCAGGATGCCTTCGCTTCCCACTAGCCCCCTGATTTGTGCCGCCAGGGACACGAATGCAGCGATGTAGATGAGCGCGAGCAATCGCAGAAAGTGGGCACATGACAGTGTGTGCCTCTCCGGCACGCGTTCCGGCCCCCAAAGCCAGAGGCTAGCCCGCATTGCGGCTTCCCGGCGCCGCGACACAAGCGTGTAGGCAAGCTCCGCGGCCGGGGCATACCCGGGAACATGACGATATAACCATAACCACAACGGATTCCCGCCTGGCATAGCGAGTATGCGAAAAGCCGCCTCGGCGCCGAATGCGCGTTCGCCGTCAACGCCGACAAACACGATCTGCCTCTGGAAGCGCCCGAGCGGAATGTCGGGAAACTCGGCAGCAACCTCCTGATAGGCCTTGGCCTCAAAACCATCCTGGGTCAGATGTAACCAATAGGACACCCAATAGCTGCAAAAGCCGCAAAGACCGTCAAAGATGAGTAACGGGCGCATCAGGTGTTGTCAGATTTCATTGCTGGGGTCGCAGCATCGCCAGCCGGCACAGGACGATCCCGGCGAGCACGACGGCGCCACCGACCGCCTGCTGGACGCCAAAGGGCTCGGCCAGCAGCACCCAGGCAAACACCGCGGCGGCCACCGGCTGCACTAGCAGGCTCACGGAGGAAAATGCCGCCGGCAGATGCGCCAGTGCCCAGGCGATGAGCCCCTGCCCGCCGATGTGCGAGACCAATGCCAGTCCCAGCAGCACGGCCCACCCGGAACGCGATGTGGGCCACATGGGCTCACCCAAGAGCCACACGATCGGCAGCAACGCTACCGCGCAGGCCAGCGTCGTCCACCACATTACTTCAAAGGTCGAATGACGCTTGCGCAAGCGCGACACGCCCAGCAGATACCCGGAATAAAACACCGAGGCAATGACGCCGTAAATATCTCCCAGCAGGGTTTTATGGCTGATGGTGAGACTGTCGGCCATCAGCACCGCGGCGCCGGACAGGGCCAGAATCAAACCGACTAGAAATCCCCACGTCACGCGCTCGTCGTACAGGAAGAATGAAGCGGCGGTGATGAAAATGGGCGCGAGATTGGCCAGCAGGGTGGCGTTGGCGACGGAGGTGTGAAGGATGGACTGGTGCCACACCGCCAGGTCGCCGGCGAAGAAAGCGCCGCCCAGCCACAGCCACCGCAGCGCGGCCGGTTCCTCCTCCGAGGCTGGATCCCAGCGGCGCGGAAACCACAGCGCAAACAGGAACGGCAGCGACAGCGCCACGCGCCAGAACGCGGCGGCGGTGTAGCCCACGTCCACCAGGCGCACGAAGATCGGCGCAAAGCCAATGCACACCGCACCGGCAATCAAACCCGCCAGAGCCTCGCGGTCGGCGTGAGGCGCGGTGCTCAAGACGGGGATTTATTTAGGCCTCTGTAAGCGTGCACCGCCCGCAGCCCCTCACCCTGTCTTCTCCCCGAGGGCCCGGAGGGAGAGGGAGAAAAGGCAATGCCTGTCTCGGAAGGACAGGGACCTTGGAGAGGTATCCGAAATTTCACAGGTGTGGTCAGGTATATGATACCGTGCGTGTGGGTCTGGACCGGCGCGCGGGGCCACCACGATACCATGGACCAGCCATCGAAGGGGCGGCGGCTCCTCATCATGCGGCATGCCAAGTCCGACAGGGGGACGCCGGGCGAGCCCGACTTCGACCGGCCGCTGGCCAAACGCGGCCAGCGCGATGCCCTGCGCATGGGCGAGTGGTTGCGCGCCCAGGGCCTCGTCCAGGACCTGGTGCTCGCCTCACCCGCGCGCCGGGCGCGCGAGACGGCCTCGAAGGTATGCAAGGTGCTCGACATCGAGAAACAGGCCATCCAGTGGGAGCCGCGCATCTACGACGCGACGCGCGCCGATCTGATCGAGGTGCTGGCCGACTGCCCGGCGGACCGACGGCTCGTGCTCCTCGTCGGCCACAACCCCGGTCTCGAGGAGCTGCTCGAATACCTGTCCGGGGCAGCGGTACACTGCCCGGGGGTGAGAAGACCCTGCCGACCGCGGCCGTCGCCTGCGTGCGTCTCAAGGCGGCCTGGCGTAAGCTCACGGCCGGATCGGGGAGGGTCGAGCAGTGGATGTATCCCAAGGGCTTGGGGACGCCTAGCCCCCGTCCTACCACGCAGGAAAGCGAACGGCGCCGATCGACGCCCAAAAAGCATGGCTGATGCAACCGCCCGCAACTCTCCCTGACGTTCGACGCGGCGGCAGGCGCGAGTTGCGCCGCAATGCGCTGGGTCTACGAGACCTGCCTTCACGTTCTTCTTCGGGACCGGCAGTATAAGGCCATCAACATAACGAGGCGTGTCAAACCTCTTTTTCAACTTTGCTTGATTGCGCCGGGGTCCATCCACATGACTTCCCAGATGTGGCCGTCCAGGTCCTGGAACCCATGTGCGTACATGAAACCATGGTCTTGCGGTTCATTGTAGGTTGTTCCGCCGGCGGCAACTGCCTTGCGAACCATCTCATCGACTTTTTCCCTGCTCTCGGAAGACAAGCACACAAGCACCTCGGTGCTTTTCGTGGCATCACATATTTCCTTCGGAGTAAAAGTCTTGAACTTGTCGTGAGTCAGCAGCATGACGAAGATGTCCCCGCCTACAATCATACAGGTGGCCGTCTCGTCGGTAAACTGCGGATTAAACCTGAAGCCGAGTTTGGTAAAGAACTCCACAGATTCGTTGAGATTCTTTACCGGCAGGTTCACAAAAATCTTGATAGCCATGTTTTCTCCTTTGATCTGTCTGTGCCCATCGCTTACTTTTCAGTGATGGCCTTCAGGCTGGAGAGGCCGGCCTCAAACTCCTTGCCGATCATGCGGTCCATGTTGAAAAAGAGATGCATGACCTTCGCAAGATAGGGCTGAGGACCGTAGATGGCCCAGGTGACGGTCGTCGAGTCGCCCCCGGGCTCCAGTATGAGCTCGGCGGTGTTGTGGGCCTCGAACGGCTCGATGAAATGCATCGCAAACACCACCTTGGAAGGTGGAGTTGACTCCGTGATCTCCATGCGCCCCTTGCCGATCTCCTTGTTGCCATCCCATTCATACACGGCGCCCGTGCCGCTTGCAGCGCCGCTGTGTGTTCTTTTCATCGCGGGGTCTTTTTTCTCCCAGGGTGACCAGGTGGCATGACTGTGCAGGTCGTTGACGAGGGGAAAGATCTTCTCCGGCGGCGCCTTGATGCTCGCCGAGCGCTGGACACGGAACGTGTCAGGCTTGGTCGCGGCATAAATGAGAAGCGCGACGATCAGAACGACGGCTACGATGGCAATGGTCTTGAACACGGATCTCTCCGGTGCGATGTTCAGTACTGGGTGCGGTCTATTTTTTCGTCGTGGATTCGACAGGGCGATAGGTGGCGGAGCTGTTAGCCGTAGGTTGGCTTCTGCGGCCACCCGGGCCGCGAATCCTCGAAGTCCTCCTGCCGGCCGTAGGGGGTCCTGTCGAGCAGGCTGTAAGCGTCGGTGAGCCCTTCGCAGCCTCGGGCGTAGGTCGAATAGCTGTGAAAGATGTCGTCGTTGACGCGGAAGAAGACGCTCAGGCCGTGAGACTCGCCTGAGGTGAAATAGGTCTCGTGCGTCCGCTGCTCAAGCTCCGCCTTGTCCCGGTAGTTGTACTCGAGAGGGGCGACGGATTCGTCCAGGGTCACGTGGAAGTCGTAGTTGAAAGGACTGCCGTAAGACGAAACCCACGGCAGGTTCCAGCCCTTCTGTGCCTTGTACGCGTCGAGCTTGGCCAGTGGCGCGCGGGAGACCAGCACAAATGTCGTGTCGCGGGCCTGTAGCATCGACAGATCACCCAGGGCGTCCACAAGACCCGTGCAGCCCGGGCAACCCTTGTCCCATTTCGGGTCGAA is part of the Pseudomonadota bacterium genome and encodes:
- a CDS encoding lipase maturation factor family protein, encoding MLALIYIAAFVSLAAQIRGLVGSEGILPVSGYLDAALTHLGTRAYWQVPTLFWFSSSDTALVTACILGALASASLIGGRWTSPLLLLCYVLYLSLFYAGQDFMHFQWDTLLLETGFLAVFLPSRSVLVVWLFRWLLFRFVFGSGWVKLLSGDPTWASFTALDYHYETQPLPTSIAWYAHQLPAWFQHACTFAVLVIELAVPFLFFVARRPRMLAAWIILVFELGIILTGNYNFFNLLAMSLCVLLFDDQALRSILPSRYRTSIATSVLCRHVFFERVVLSSLVALILFLSVSVMFLQLGRRPLPDPVTAALEWFAPLAIVNSYGLFANMTTTRPEIVIEGSQDGDTWSEYAFRYKPGNTGRRPPWNIPHQPRLDWQMWFAALSTANENPWFTNLLVRLLQNTPIVGGLLGSNPFPNAPPRFVRALLYEYRFASPEAHRKGAWWRRELLGTYYAAIQLSKGDETE
- a CDS encoding SRPBCC family protein, translated to MFKTIAIVAVVLIVALLIYAATKPDTFRVQRSASIKAPPEKIFPLVNDLHSHATWSPWEKKDPAMKRTHSGAASGTGAVYEWDGNKEIGKGRMEITESTPPSKVVFAMHFIEPFEAHNTAELILEPGGDSTTVTWAIYGPQPYLAKVMHLFFNMDRMIGKEFEAGLSSLKAITEK
- a CDS encoding DUF899 domain-containing protein, with protein sequence MTETNVPHPKIVSRDEWLAARKRLLVKEKEHTRHLDAINAERRRLPMVRLDQDYVFERAGAKARLLDLFEGRRQLIVYHFMFDPKWDKGCPGCTGLVDALGDLSMLQARDTTFVLVSRAPLAKLDAYKAQKGWNLPWVSSYGSPFNYDFHVTLDESVAPLEYNYRDKAELEQRTHETYFTSGESHGLSVFFRVNDDIFHSYSTYARGCEGLTDAYSLLDRTPYGRQEDFEDSRPGWPQKPTYG
- a CDS encoding VOC family protein is translated as MAIKIFVNLPVKNLNESVEFFTKLGFRFNPQFTDETATCMIVGGDIFVMLLTHDKFKTFTPKEICDATKSTEVLVCLSSESREKVDEMVRKAVAAGGTTYNEPQDHGFMYAHGFQDLDGHIWEVMWMDPGAIKQS
- a CDS encoding histidine phosphatase family protein, producing MDQPSKGRRLLIMRHAKSDRGTPGEPDFDRPLAKRGQRDALRMGEWLRAQGLVQDLVLASPARRARETASKVCKVLDIEKQAIQWEPRIYDATRADLIEVLADCPADRRLVLLVGHNPGLEELLEYLSGAAVHCPGVRRPCRPRPSPACVSRRPGVSSRPDRGGSSSGCIPRAWGRLAPVLPRRKANGADRRPKSMADATARNSP
- a CDS encoding DMT family transporter, yielding MSTAPHADREALAGLIAGAVCIGFAPIFVRLVDVGYTAAAFWRVALSLPFLFALWFPRRWDPASEEEPAALRWLWLGGAFFAGDLAVWHQSILHTSVANATLLANLAPIFITAASFFLYDERVTWGFLVGLILALSGAAVLMADSLTISHKTLLGDIYGVIASVFYSGYLLGVSRLRKRHSTFEVMWWTTLACAVALLPIVWLLGEPMWPTSRSGWAVLLGLALVSHIGGQGLIAWALAHLPAAFSSVSLLVQPVAAAVFAWVLLAEPFGVQQAVGGAVVLAGIVLCRLAMLRPQQ